From Novosphingobium decolorationis, one genomic window encodes:
- a CDS encoding PAS domain S-box protein — MLHKTLEPDLTPADIEALEHQVGRIVLSGDGAILRVNARCLAMFGYAGWDMVGRNRSVLLPVNAGQSEDESESDPIGQAFASGEVVHADIALKRRDGEPFWAEVSCTPVCDKASTVHEVIVLLHDVTRRKTGAVDHAGQIAAINTSQAVIHFDMDGHVLHANDRFLQATGYALDEIIGRHHRLFVEAGEAQSEDYAQFWRTLREGGHTSGEYRRLRKDGSSVWLRATYNPILDLEGRPSKIVKYAVDVTPEKKQTADFHGQLAAIDKSQCVVTFAPDGTILDANDNFLEAVGYTLEEIEGRHHRLFVEPAHAHSLEYEIFWSDLTEGRHRSGEFRRLGKNGREIWFQAIYSPVLDQDGNPFKIVKYATAVTREKLRQADHQGQIAAIHKSQSVVTFDLDGTILDANDNFLELTGYRLSQVRGRHHEMLVAPEDRESPAYRKFWQELASGQYKSGEFKRVGKDGREIWIQASYNPILDMNGRPFKVVKNAVDITQQKLRQGDYEGQVAAIHRSQAVVSFDLDGTILEANENFLALMKYGLDDIVGRHHSIFIDPEDAAGADYAQFWSALREGQYMSAKFQRVARDGSPVWIQASYNPIYDLNGQPFKIVKIATDISSDVARAADLSRAQREVRHDPATGLPNRLGLRQFMHQVLNRNDSELALFYLDLDHFKPINDTFGHDVGDFVLRTVAARLQSETGEGQLAARIGGDEFVVAATDLARADIEELAERLIHAISQPIAHGNRTLEVGLSIGIAQTPHDTLEEDELFRFADVALYRSKGKQRGTYTFYGEDLGTDTQDERHLAQEMLFAIKSRTFELTRHTKAR, encoded by the coding sequence ATGCTTCACAAGACTCTCGAACCTGACCTGACGCCTGCCGATATCGAGGCACTCGAACATCAGGTGGGCCGTATCGTGCTGTCAGGTGATGGCGCGATCCTGCGCGTCAATGCCCGCTGCCTGGCCATGTTCGGGTATGCCGGGTGGGATATGGTCGGCCGCAACCGCTCGGTCCTGCTGCCGGTGAACGCAGGCCAGAGCGAGGATGAAAGCGAATCGGATCCGATCGGACAGGCCTTTGCCTCCGGCGAGGTCGTCCATGCGGATATCGCCCTCAAGCGGCGCGACGGCGAACCCTTCTGGGCCGAAGTCTCGTGCACGCCGGTATGCGACAAGGCCAGCACGGTTCACGAAGTCATCGTGCTCCTGCACGATGTCACCCGCCGCAAGACGGGCGCGGTGGACCATGCCGGACAGATCGCTGCCATCAACACGTCGCAGGCGGTGATCCATTTCGACATGGACGGCCACGTCCTTCATGCCAATGACCGGTTCCTGCAGGCGACGGGCTACGCGCTGGACGAGATCATCGGGCGCCACCACCGCCTGTTCGTGGAGGCCGGGGAAGCGCAGAGCGAGGACTATGCGCAGTTCTGGAGAACGCTGCGCGAGGGGGGGCATACCTCGGGCGAATATCGCAGGCTGCGCAAGGACGGGTCCTCCGTCTGGCTGCGCGCCACGTATAACCCGATCCTCGATCTGGAGGGGCGTCCCTCCAAGATCGTCAAGTACGCGGTCGATGTGACCCCGGAAAAGAAGCAGACCGCCGATTTCCACGGACAGCTGGCCGCCATCGACAAGTCGCAGTGCGTCGTCACGTTCGCGCCCGATGGCACCATTCTCGATGCCAACGACAATTTCCTCGAGGCCGTGGGCTACACGCTGGAGGAGATCGAAGGCCGCCATCATCGCCTCTTCGTAGAGCCGGCCCATGCGCACAGCCTGGAATACGAGATCTTCTGGAGCGACCTGACCGAAGGGCGCCATCGCAGCGGAGAGTTCCGCCGCCTCGGCAAGAACGGGCGCGAAATCTGGTTCCAGGCGATCTACAGCCCGGTGCTCGATCAGGATGGCAACCCCTTCAAGATCGTCAAATATGCAACGGCGGTCACGCGCGAGAAGCTGCGCCAGGCCGACCATCAGGGGCAGATCGCGGCCATCCACAAATCGCAAAGCGTCGTGACGTTTGACCTTGATGGAACGATCCTGGATGCCAACGACAACTTCCTCGAGCTGACCGGATATCGCCTGTCGCAGGTGCGCGGACGTCATCACGAGATGCTGGTCGCCCCGGAGGATCGCGAAAGCCCCGCCTACCGCAAATTCTGGCAGGAACTTGCCAGCGGCCAGTACAAGAGCGGCGAGTTCAAGCGCGTCGGCAAGGATGGTCGCGAGATCTGGATTCAGGCCTCCTACAATCCCATCCTCGACATGAACGGGCGCCCCTTCAAGGTGGTCAAGAACGCCGTCGACATCACCCAGCAGAAGCTGCGTCAGGGGGACTACGAGGGGCAGGTTGCGGCCATTCACCGCTCGCAGGCGGTTGTCTCCTTCGACCTGGACGGCACGATCCTGGAGGCGAACGAGAACTTCCTCGCGCTGATGAAGTACGGCCTGGACGACATCGTCGGACGCCATCACAGCATCTTCATCGACCCCGAGGACGCCGCCGGGGCCGACTATGCGCAGTTCTGGTCCGCGCTGCGCGAGGGGCAATACATGTCCGCCAAGTTCCAGCGGGTGGCGCGCGATGGCTCGCCGGTCTGGATCCAGGCTTCCTACAACCCGATCTACGATCTTAACGGACAGCCCTTCAAGATCGTCAAGATCGCGACGGATATCAGCTCCGACGTGGCCCGGGCCGCCGACCTCAGCCGGGCGCAGCGCGAAGTGCGGCACGATCCCGCGACCGGCCTTCCCAACCGGCTGGGCCTGCGCCAGTTCATGCACCAGGTCCTCAACCGCAACGACAGCGAGCTGGCGCTGTTCTATCTCGACCTCGATCACTTCAAGCCCATCAACGACACCTTCGGGCACGATGTCGGGGACTTCGTGCTGCGCACCGTGGCCGCACGGCTGCAAAGCGAAACGGGCGAAGGGCAACTGGCCGCGCGCATCGGCGGGGATGAGTTCGTGGTCGCCGCCACGGACCTTGCGCGCGCCGATATCGAGGAACTGGCCGAGCGCCTGATCCACGCAATCTCACAGCCGATTGCCCATGGCAACCGGACGCTGGAAGTGGGCCTGTCGATCGGGATCGCCCAGACCCCGCACGACACGCTGGAGGAGGATGAACTCTTCCGCTTTGCCGACGTTGCCCTCTACCGTTCAAAGGGCAAGCAACGCGGCACCTACACATTCTATGGCGAAGATCTTGGTACGGATACGCAGGACGAACGCCATCTCGCCCAGGAAATGCTGTTCGCGATCAAGTCGCGCACGTTCGAACTGACGCGTCATACCAAGGCGCGCTGA
- a CDS encoding CDP-alcohol phosphatidyltransferase family protein, with amino-acid sequence MAQGENAVGGPTVAVVVGHNDVVLWGLSVTERVGRIARASGLELAAQVSAATPESGTILAHADFAWDPSWFRHVLAHPGMVLTLGGVPALAHARSGEEAAALAAAMRGEAGQGLALPGLQVLAFEDGPTIENKQLRKRETPFLMPLRSDNVRAIERASYFGAYKGVTDILTKYLWPEWALVLTRICARWRVTPNMVTFVGAVFCVVATVLFAYGHYWAGMATGLVFMVLDTVDGKLARCTITSSAWGNVFDHGMDLIHPPFWWWLWATGLASWGLAYDDTTFWWIQGVIQLGYWVQRAIEGIFMRMAGGLHIHVWTRFDSWFRLITARRNPNMVILFVAMLFARPDIGLAVVAAWTGLSCAIHAVRLVQALVYKARGGQITSWLAEG; translated from the coding sequence ATGGCACAAGGTGAAAATGCAGTGGGTGGCCCGACGGTGGCGGTCGTCGTCGGGCACAACGACGTGGTCCTGTGGGGCCTTTCGGTGACGGAGCGGGTGGGGCGGATCGCGCGTGCCTCGGGTCTGGAACTGGCCGCGCAGGTTTCCGCTGCGACGCCCGAGTCGGGTACGATCCTGGCCCATGCCGATTTCGCCTGGGACCCCTCCTGGTTTCGCCATGTCCTCGCGCATCCGGGCATGGTGCTGACGCTGGGCGGCGTGCCCGCGCTCGCCCATGCGCGCTCGGGCGAGGAAGCGGCCGCGCTCGCGGCGGCCATGCGCGGCGAGGCGGGGCAGGGGCTTGCCCTCCCGGGGCTGCAGGTCCTGGCCTTCGAGGATGGCCCGACCATCGAGAACAAGCAGCTGCGCAAGCGCGAGACGCCCTTCCTGATGCCGCTGCGCTCCGACAACGTGCGCGCGATCGAGAGGGCCAGCTATTTCGGCGCCTACAAGGGCGTGACCGATATCCTGACCAAGTACCTCTGGCCCGAATGGGCGCTGGTGCTCACCCGCATCTGCGCGCGCTGGCGCGTGACCCCCAACATGGTGACTTTCGTGGGCGCGGTGTTCTGCGTGGTCGCGACGGTGCTCTTCGCCTACGGCCACTACTGGGCGGGCATGGCGACGGGCCTCGTGTTCATGGTGCTCGACACCGTCGACGGAAAGCTGGCGCGCTGCACGATCACCTCCTCGGCCTGGGGCAACGTCTTCGACCACGGCATGGATCTCATCCATCCCCCGTTCTGGTGGTGGCTGTGGGCGACGGGCCTCGCCAGCTGGGGGCTGGCCTACGATGACACCACGTTCTGGTGGATCCAGGGCGTGATCCAGCTGGGCTACTGGGTCCAGCGCGCGATCGAGGGCATCTTCATGCGCATGGCGGGCGGGCTCCACATCCACGTGTGGACGCGCTTCGACAGCTGGTTCCGCCTGATTACCGCACGGCGCAATCCCAACATGGTGATCCTTTTCGTCGCCATGCTCTTCGCGCGTCCCGACATCGGTCTGGCCGTGGTCGCGGCGTGGACCGGGCTGAGCTGTGCGATCCATGCGGTGCGTCTGGTCCAGGCCCTTGTCTACAAGGCGCGCGGGGGCCAGATAACCTCCTGGTTGGCGGAAGGTTGA
- a CDS encoding diacylglycerol/lipid kinase family protein — MNGSIYEFEAMPRFGNRVQRPSRTAVARARAGRAVPLVGIIRNPRSHRNKGKAAEMADCSNILTETPRDRKALLDTLGEFARRGIDYLVIDGGDGTVRDVLTCGTEIFGEDWPRLIVLPKGKTNALTVDLGLPGEWSLTEALAAAHKGKTVTRHPLRITSADAADTGLAAVQGFILGSGVYTLCTEAGQEAHRRGAFNSLAVGISILSGILQALFGREANTWRRGTPTRLIDRMTGRALPHAGARRGSGETDRRFLTIATTFERFPLGMRPFGRKVAPGLKLLVLDRASRLVLGLAPLVMMGLGGRLLGRHGLHRFATSDVDMDIEGPFILDGEAFPAGRYIMDEGPQLTFVVP, encoded by the coding sequence GTGAACGGATCAATTTACGAATTTGAAGCGATGCCGCGTTTCGGCAATCGCGTGCAGCGCCCTTCGCGCACAGCGGTCGCCCGTGCCCGGGCCGGACGCGCCGTGCCGCTCGTGGGCATCATCCGCAATCCGCGCAGCCACCGAAACAAGGGCAAGGCCGCGGAAATGGCGGACTGCTCGAATATCCTGACCGAAACCCCGCGGGACCGCAAGGCCCTGCTCGACACGCTGGGCGAATTCGCCCGCCGCGGGATCGACTATCTCGTGATCGACGGCGGCGATGGCACCGTGCGCGACGTGCTGACCTGCGGCACCGAAATCTTCGGTGAAGACTGGCCGCGCCTGATCGTGCTGCCCAAGGGCAAGACCAACGCGCTGACGGTGGACCTGGGTCTTCCCGGCGAATGGTCGCTGACCGAGGCGCTGGCCGCGGCCCACAAGGGCAAGACGGTCACCCGCCACCCGCTGCGCATCACCTCTGCCGACGCGGCCGACACCGGCCTTGCCGCGGTTCAGGGCTTCATTCTGGGTTCGGGCGTCTACACGCTGTGCACCGAAGCGGGCCAGGAAGCGCACCGCCGCGGCGCGTTCAACTCGCTGGCGGTGGGCATCTCGATCCTGTCGGGCATCCTCCAGGCGCTCTTCGGCCGCGAGGCCAACACCTGGCGCCGGGGCACGCCCACGCGCCTCATCGACCGCATGACGGGCCGCGCGCTGCCCCATGCCGGAGCCAGGCGCGGCAGCGGCGAAACCGACCGCCGCTTCCTCACCATCGCCACCACCTTCGAGCGCTTCCCGCTGGGCATGCGCCCCTTCGGGCGCAAGGTGGCACCGGGCCTCAAGCTCCTCGTGCTCGACCGCGCCAGCCGCCTCGTACTGGGCCTCGCGCCGCTGGTGATGATGGGCCTGGGCGGACGCCTGCTGGGCCGTCATGGCCTGCACCGCTTTGCCACCAGCGACGTCGACATGGACATCGAAGGTCCCTTCATCCTCGATGGCGAGGCTTTCCCGGCCGGGCGCTACATCATGGACGAAGGCCCGCAGCTGACCTTCGTGGTGCCCTGA
- a CDS encoding DUF2141 domain-containing protein yields MIRRRMGALALVGLVAVAGAAPASAQYRNEIANNLRKCTSASGPGLLVTVDGVKASQGNMRVQSYRATKADWLEKGRWLSRIEVPAKAGTMTFCLPVPGPGTYGVAVRHDLNGNGKTDISEDGGAMSNNPSINIFNLGKPSYSKVGVEVGSTVKSIRVQMKYM; encoded by the coding sequence ATGATTCGACGTAGAATGGGTGCCCTTGCGCTGGTCGGCCTCGTGGCCGTGGCAGGCGCGGCGCCCGCATCCGCGCAGTACCGCAACGAGATTGCGAACAACCTGCGCAAGTGCACGAGCGCGAGCGGGCCGGGCCTGCTCGTCACGGTCGACGGGGTGAAGGCCTCGCAAGGGAACATGCGCGTGCAGTCCTACCGCGCGACCAAGGCCGACTGGCTCGAAAAGGGCCGCTGGCTCTCGCGCATCGAGGTTCCGGCCAAGGCGGGCACGATGACCTTCTGCCTGCCTGTTCCCGGCCCGGGCACGTACGGGGTGGCGGTGCGCCATGACCTCAACGGCAACGGCAAGACCGACATCAGCGAGGATGGCGGTGCCATGTCCAACAACCCTTCGATCAACATCTTCAACCTGGGCAAGCCGAGCTACTCCAAGGTCGGCGTCGAGGTCGGCTCCACGGTGAAGTCGATCCGGGTGCAGATGAAGTACATGTGA
- a CDS encoding IS630 family transposase (programmed frameshift), translating to MAAAIGVRSDYTSADLRGFARRSGDADQVRRLLAVALILDGGSRSEAAKIAGVTLQIVRDWVLRFNDGGPDGLATRKAPGRASILNDEQRARLAEIVEAGPIPAAHGVVRWRLADLALWVWDEFELSVTRHTLGRELRAMGYRKLSARPRHRGQKRDDIVDFKKNFGARLAQIKRRLPRGTPIELWWQDEARIGQQTKLTRRWAKRGTRPSAPKDQRRSSAWLFGAICPAEGKAAGIVMPRCNSEAMSMHLEEIAFHVAPGAHAVLLLDQAGWHGSAELVVPPNITLMPLPPRCPELNPVENVWQFMRDNWLSNRIFKSYDDIVDHCCFAWNKLVDQPWRIMSIGMRQWAHGY from the exons ATGGCGGCAGCGATTGGGGTTCGATCTGACTACACATCGGCGGATTTGCGAGGGTTTGCACGACGAAGTGGCGATGCCGATCAGGTCCGACGCCTGTTGGCTGTTGCGCTGATCCTGGACGGCGGCAGTCGCAGCGAAGCGGCGAAGATTGCCGGCGTGACGCTGCAGATCGTGCGCGACTGGGTTCTGCGGTTCAACGACGGAGGTCCCGACGGTCTGGCAACGCGCAAAGCTCCGGGGCGGGCTTCGATCCTGAACGACGAGCAGCGCGCCCGGCTCGCCGAGATCGTCGAGGCGGGGCCGATCCCCGCGGCGCATGGCGTCGTGCGTTGGCGGCTTGCTGACCTGGCGCTGTGGGTCTGGGACGAGTTCGAGCTGTCGGTCACACGCCACACTCTCGGGCGCGAGCTTCGTGCGATGGGTTATCGCAAGCTCTCGGCCCGGCCGCGCCATCGTGGCCAGAAGCGCGATGACATCGTCGATTTTAAAAAAA ACTTCGGCGCCCGTCTGGCGCAAATCAAGCGGCGGCTCCCGAGAGGAACGCCGATAGAGCTATGGTGGCAGGACGAGGCCCGCATCGGCCAGCAGACCAAGCTTACCCGGCGCTGGGCGAAGCGCGGAACCCGGCCATCGGCGCCGAAGGACCAGCGTCGCTCCTCGGCATGGCTGTTCGGCGCGATCTGTCCCGCCGAAGGCAAGGCCGCCGGCATCGTCATGCCCCGTTGCAACAGCGAGGCAATGAGCATGCATCTCGAGGAAATTGCCTTCCACGTCGCGCCAGGCGCGCATGCAGTCCTCCTGCTCGATCAGGCCGGATGGCACGGATCGGCCGAACTGGTCGTGCCTCCCAACATCACCCTGATGCCGCTGCCGCCGAGATGCCCCGAACTCAACCCAGTCGAAAACGTCTGGCAGTTCATGCGCGACAACTGGCTGTCGAACCGCATCTTCAAATCCTACGACGACATCGTCGACCACTGCTGCTTCGCATGGAACAAGCTCGTCGATCAGCCCTGGCGCATCATGTCCATCGGAATGCGCCAATGGGCACATGGGTACTGA
- a CDS encoding heparinase II/III family protein, with product MYKPTEDSAARRVDPPLGDTSVPKGAEPPVVGADQSETGRALALVDFAAPTVSAGERLIRFAYKLGVPGTMLTAPMGKKARMRLLATVRGTVPGDKAAGTALRAGHFLVHGARTPITQVDFGGAARVPPPLERTVHSFAWLADLEACGPREQVAPVAERILTSWLQANPKAPAKTGKASRGPAWTVGHTGARLLNWLVHAPLILSGEKALRVRMLRHIAETARWLDRQVHHAEDSLGAVAGWCGLVACGLLLPEGRPRRLYGEAGLMKALGELMGDDGGVLSRSPLAQMEAIALLVRLRNCYQATRRDSTEAMEHVIEMLVPPLLALCHGDGSLGSWQGGWAVPADTVDGLVAASGVRTRPLRDVRQWGYQRVAAHKSILQFDTAPPPMPRDGRFGCASTLAFEFSHNRQRMIVNCGGAASAGGLVPARLDQGLRATAAHSTLTLDDANSTAILINGAIGQGVTAVDVDRKTMETDSGARATRLEASHNGYAQRYTLTHRRILILRDDGTELRGEDMLLPSGRKAKRGKVGFAIRFHLAPEVTVAPTEDGQGAALVLADGSYWQFRAGAGSVEIEDSLWVDGQGRPQATHQIVLQGLASRGGGTFSWLFKKMG from the coding sequence ATGTACAAACCCACAGAAGACAGCGCCGCGCGCCGCGTGGATCCGCCTCTGGGAGATACATCCGTGCCCAAGGGTGCCGAGCCCCCCGTCGTCGGGGCCGACCAGTCCGAGACCGGCCGCGCGCTTGCGCTGGTCGACTTCGCGGCGCCCACCGTCAGCGCGGGCGAACGCCTGATCCGCTTTGCCTACAAGCTGGGCGTGCCGGGCACGATGCTGACCGCGCCCATGGGCAAGAAGGCCCGCATGCGCCTGCTCGCCACCGTGCGCGGCACCGTCCCGGGCGACAAGGCGGCCGGCACGGCCCTTCGCGCAGGCCACTTCCTCGTCCATGGCGCGCGCACGCCGATCACCCAGGTCGATTTCGGCGGCGCGGCGCGCGTCCCCCCGCCGCTCGAGCGCACCGTGCACAGCTTCGCCTGGCTCGCCGACCTCGAAGCCTGCGGGCCCCGCGAACAGGTCGCCCCCGTGGCCGAGCGCATCCTCACCTCCTGGCTCCAGGCCAACCCGAAGGCCCCTGCCAAGACCGGCAAGGCCAGCCGCGGCCCGGCCTGGACGGTGGGGCACACCGGCGCGCGCCTGCTCAACTGGCTGGTCCACGCCCCGCTCATCCTCTCGGGCGAAAAGGCGCTGCGCGTGCGCATGCTGCGCCACATTGCCGAGACCGCCCGCTGGCTCGACCGGCAGGTCCACCACGCCGAGGATTCGCTGGGCGCGGTTGCGGGCTGGTGCGGCCTTGTCGCCTGCGGCCTGCTGCTGCCCGAAGGCCGCCCGCGCCGCCTCTACGGCGAAGCCGGACTGATGAAGGCGCTGGGCGAGCTGATGGGCGATGACGGCGGCGTCCTCTCGCGCAGCCCGCTCGCGCAGATGGAGGCGATCGCCCTCCTCGTGCGCCTGCGCAACTGCTACCAGGCCACACGGCGCGACAGCACCGAGGCGATGGAGCACGTCATCGAAATGCTCGTGCCCCCGCTCCTCGCGCTGTGCCACGGCGATGGTTCGCTCGGCTCCTGGCAGGGCGGCTGGGCGGTCCCGGCCGACACCGTCGACGGCCTCGTGGCGGCCAGCGGCGTGCGCACCCGCCCGCTGCGCGACGTGCGCCAGTGGGGCTACCAGCGCGTCGCCGCACACAAGTCGATCCTCCAGTTCGACACCGCCCCGCCGCCGATGCCGCGCGACGGGCGCTTTGGCTGCGCCTCCACCCTCGCCTTCGAATTCTCGCACAACCGCCAGCGCATGATCGTCAACTGCGGCGGCGCAGCGAGCGCGGGCGGGCTCGTCCCCGCGCGCCTCGACCAGGGCCTGCGCGCCACCGCCGCGCACTCCACCCTGACGCTCGACGATGCCAATTCCACCGCCATCCTCATCAACGGCGCGATCGGCCAGGGTGTTACCGCCGTCGATGTCGACCGCAAGACGATGGAGACCGACAGCGGCGCGCGCGCGACCCGGCTCGAGGCCAGCCACAACGGCTATGCCCAGCGCTACACGCTGACCCACCGCCGCATCCTGATCCTGCGCGACGACGGCACCGAGCTGCGCGGCGAGGACATGCTGCTGCCTTCCGGGCGCAAGGCCAAGCGCGGCAAGGTCGGCTTTGCGATCCGCTTCCACCTCGCGCCCGAGGTCACCGTCGCCCCCACCGAGGACGGCCAGGGCGCCGCCCTCGTCCTTGCCGACGGCAGCTACTGGCAGTTCCGCGCGGGCGCGGGCTCGGTAGAGATCGAGGATTCGCTGTGGGTCGATGGCCAGGGCCGCCCCCAGGCTACCCACCAGATCGTCCTCCAGGGCCTCGCCTCGCGCGGCGGCGGCACCTTCAGCTGGCTCTTCAAGAAGATGGGCTGA
- a CDS encoding nucleotidyltransferase family protein, translating to MTLSQGSPAPAQARPLSALVLAGSRPGAPDPVASAEGVAHKALIEIDGQPMLARVVAALKTAGIARVAVITSTPEVNALAQDLGCEVLPAEAGPSASVAAGFAHLGAPMLVTTADHALLDAQWITDFVADAGEAADVAILLARREAVEKALPGSKRTWLKMADGAWSGCNLFLLARPGAQGAIETWKAVEADRKRPWRIALRLGPGILPRFALGRLTMAEAIARLGGKIGVAAVRVAARDGLAAVDVDKPSDLADVRAILAARKSR from the coding sequence GTGACACTCTCGCAAGGTTCTCCCGCCCCCGCTCAGGCCCGCCCCCTGAGCGCGCTCGTGCTGGCCGGTTCGCGCCCGGGCGCGCCCGATCCGGTCGCCAGCGCCGAAGGGGTCGCGCACAAGGCGCTGATCGAGATCGACGGGCAGCCGATGCTCGCGCGCGTGGTGGCCGCCCTCAAGACCGCCGGAATTGCGCGCGTGGCCGTCATCACCAGCACGCCCGAAGTGAACGCGCTGGCGCAGGATCTGGGCTGCGAAGTCCTGCCGGCCGAGGCAGGCCCCAGCGCCAGCGTCGCGGCCGGATTCGCGCACCTGGGCGCGCCGATGCTCGTCACCACCGCCGACCACGCGCTGCTCGACGCGCAGTGGATCACCGATTTCGTCGCGGATGCGGGAGAGGCGGCGGACGTCGCGATCCTGCTTGCACGGCGTGAGGCGGTGGAAAAGGCGCTGCCCGGCAGCAAGCGCACCTGGCTCAAGATGGCCGACGGCGCCTGGTCGGGCTGCAACCTGTTCCTCCTCGCCCGTCCCGGCGCGCAAGGCGCGATCGAGACCTGGAAAGCGGTCGAGGCCGACCGCAAACGCCCCTGGCGCATCGCGCTGCGCCTTGGCCCCGGCATCCTCCCGCGCTTTGCGCTGGGACGCCTGACCATGGCCGAGGCGATTGCCCGGCTCGGCGGCAAGATCGGGGTGGCCGCCGTGCGTGTCGCCGCGCGCGACGGCCTTGCCGCGGTCGATGTCGACAAGCCCTCGGACCTTGCCGACGTGCGCGCGATTCTTGCCGCGCGGAAGAGCAGATAA
- a CDS encoding HIT family protein translates to MHATLEKFGYPASEVKAYEHWVVLVRPAQPTLGSLVLAARSTATAFGDLPAGAHAELAEITRDIEAALATFSGYEKLNYLMLMMVDPQVHFHVIPRYEGAREWQGIAFADAGWPGPPALGDAHKLTGDEPDAMRAALQALWA, encoded by the coding sequence ATGCACGCGACGCTCGAGAAATTCGGTTACCCGGCCAGTGAAGTGAAGGCCTACGAGCACTGGGTGGTGCTTGTCCGGCCCGCCCAGCCTACGCTTGGCAGCCTGGTTCTGGCCGCCAGGAGCACGGCGACTGCGTTTGGCGACCTGCCAGCCGGCGCGCACGCCGAACTGGCCGAGATCACGCGCGACATCGAGGCCGCGCTCGCCACCTTCTCGGGCTATGAAAAGCTCAACTACCTCATGCTGATGATGGTGGACCCGCAGGTCCACTTCCATGTCATTCCCCGCTACGAAGGTGCGCGCGAATGGCAGGGGATCGCCTTTGCCGACGCGGGCTGGCCCGGCCCCCCGGCGCTGGGCGACGCGCACAAGCTGACAGGCGACGAGCCGGACGCGATGCGCGCCGCGCTTCAGGCGCTCTGGGCCTGA
- a CDS encoding sugar phosphate nucleotidyltransferase, with product MIEHAILLSAGQGSRLLPLTAERPKCLIDFSGRSLIAWQIEMLARAGIKRIDVVTGFMTDMLEAHLATIEDPRVEITVRFNPFFKVADNLGSCWIAREAMRGDFVILNGDTLVSEDIARAVLAEPNPWPIAVTVDVKAEGYDSDDMKVERTPEGRLVHIGKTLTAEQSNAESIGFLAFRGEGADLFRETVRKAMRTPEGVQHWYLKVIDSIAPTGKVGTLSIEGMDWAEVDFLNDIEIATQLTDQWAA from the coding sequence ATGATCGAACATGCCATCCTCCTGAGCGCCGGCCAGGGCTCGCGTCTCCTCCCCCTCACCGCCGAACGCCCCAAGTGCCTAATCGACTTTTCGGGCCGTTCGCTGATCGCCTGGCAGATCGAGATGCTGGCGCGCGCGGGGATCAAGCGGATCGACGTCGTCACCGGCTTCATGACCGACATGCTCGAAGCCCACCTCGCCACCATCGAGGACCCGCGCGTCGAGATCACGGTGCGCTTCAACCCCTTCTTCAAGGTCGCCGACAACCTGGGTTCATGCTGGATCGCGCGCGAGGCGATGCGCGGCGACTTCGTGATCCTGAACGGCGACACGCTGGTCTCCGAGGACATTGCCCGCGCGGTGCTGGCCGAACCCAACCCCTGGCCCATCGCGGTCACCGTCGACGTCAAGGCCGAGGGCTACGACAGCGACGACATGAAGGTCGAACGCACCCCCGAGGGGCGCCTCGTCCATATCGGCAAGACGCTCACCGCCGAGCAGTCGAACGCCGAATCGATCGGCTTCCTGGCCTTCCGCGGCGAAGGCGCAGACCTCTTCCGCGAAACCGTGCGCAAGGCCATGCGCACGCCCGAGGGCGTGCAGCACTGGTACCTCAAGGTCATCGATTCGATCGCCCCCACCGGCAAGGTCGGCACGCTCTCGATCGAGGGCATGGACTGGGCCGAAGTCGACTTCCTCAACGACATCGAGATCGCGACCCAGCTCACCGACCAGTGGGCCGCCTGA
- the rpe gene encoding ribulose-phosphate 3-epimerase — translation MTTPLISPSILSADFARLGEEVRAIDEAGADWIHVDVMDGHFVPNITIGPAVVKALRPQSAKTFDVHLMISPVDAYLEAFADAGADIITVHPEAGPHIHRTVQTIKKLGKKAGVSLNPATPAKMLDYLIDEIDLVLIMSVNPGFGGQSFISSQLRKIEAVRKMIEKSGRDIQIEVDGGVDAVTAPQCVAAGADVLVAGSATFKGGPDHYAANIRRLKGLD, via the coding sequence ATGACCACGCCGCTTATTTCCCCGTCGATCCTGTCCGCCGACTTTGCCCGCCTGGGCGAAGAAGTGCGCGCGATCGATGAAGCCGGGGCCGACTGGATCCACGTCGATGTCATGGACGGCCACTTCGTGCCCAACATCACGATTGGCCCGGCCGTGGTCAAGGCGCTGCGCCCGCAATCGGCCAAGACCTTCGATGTCCACCTCATGATCTCGCCGGTCGATGCCTACCTCGAAGCCTTCGCGGACGCGGGCGCGGACATCATCACCGTCCATCCCGAGGCCGGCCCGCACATCCACCGCACGGTGCAGACGATCAAGAAGCTGGGCAAGAAGGCCGGCGTCTCGCTCAACCCGGCAACGCCCGCCAAGATGCTCGACTACCTCATCGACGAGATCGACCTGGTCCTCATCATGAGCGTGAACCCCGGTTTCGGCGGGCAGAGCTTCATCTCCAGCCAGCTGCGCAAGATCGAAGCCGTGCGCAAGATGATCGAGAAGTCGGGCCGCGACATCCAGATCGAGGTCGATGGCGGCGTCGATGCCGTCACCGCGCCGCAGTGCGTGGCCGCCGGTGCCGACGTGCTGGTCGCTGGGTCTGCCACCTTCAAGGGCGGTCCCGACCACTACGCGGCCAACATCCGCAGGCTCAAGGGCCTCGACTGA